In Synechococcales cyanobacterium T60_A2020_003, the following proteins share a genomic window:
- a CDS encoding CO2 hydration protein: MLSLQLEPSKHPLAEYIYEVERGNALLADSSQNLLEVVGVLKSYGVVLDAYSRNLIYIADHQFLRLFPFFKYFNGDVSIQKLLKHWWHDRINYEYAEYCMRSMMWHGGGKLDTYVDSPEFLSVVEELIQNKLRVDFILKGLHRLFPEFLPEQMRMMAYYSALGQFWRVMSDAFISLSEEYDAGRITSIPQVVDHILNALVANANNPITYSVSWRGKTYTLIPESAGITFLMDTAVPYVEAVFLRGTPFLGTVSYNAQAYQIPLHQSDFAYGALYADPLPTGSSGIPPTLLMQDMRHYLPDYLHRFYQDSLRQEDDLKVKICQSFQKSMFCVTTAAIRGLAPFPLDTADLEERRANRAYLETWMNRLLPSQLIAANA; this comes from the coding sequence ATGTTGAGCCTTCAGTTGGAACCCTCGAAGCATCCCCTCGCCGAATACATTTATGAGGTAGAGCGGGGCAATGCACTCTTAGCAGATTCCTCTCAAAACCTGCTTGAGGTTGTTGGTGTCTTAAAAAGCTATGGTGTCGTTTTGGATGCCTACTCCCGAAACCTGATCTACATAGCGGATCATCAGTTTTTGCGGCTGTTCCCGTTTTTCAAATATTTCAATGGGGATGTCTCTATTCAAAAACTGCTCAAGCACTGGTGGCATGATCGTATTAATTACGAGTACGCCGAGTACTGCATGCGCTCGATGATGTGGCATGGTGGTGGTAAGCTCGATACCTATGTTGACTCCCCAGAATTTCTCAGTGTTGTGGAGGAGTTAATTCAAAACAAACTAAGGGTGGATTTCATTTTGAAGGGGTTGCATCGGCTCTTTCCGGAATTTCTGCCAGAACAGATGCGAATGATGGCCTATTATTCTGCTCTGGGTCAGTTCTGGCGAGTGATGAGTGATGCGTTTATCAGCTTGTCGGAGGAGTATGACGCTGGACGTATTACCAGCATTCCCCAAGTTGTAGACCATATTTTGAACGCTCTGGTTGCTAATGCGAATAATCCTATTACCTACAGCGTAAGCTGGCGCGGCAAAACGTATACGCTGATTCCTGAGTCCGCTGGTATTACGTTCCTGATGGATACCGCTGTCCCTTACGTTGAAGCCGTTTTTCTGCGAGGAACCCCCTTTTTAGGCACAGTTTCATACAACGCCCAAGCGTATCAAATTCCGCTGCATCAATCTGACTTCGCGTATGGAGCTTTATACGCAGATCCGCTGCCGACGGGTAGTTCTGGCATTCCACCAACCCTGCTTATGCAGGATATGCGGCATTATTTGCCAGATTATCTCCATCGCTTTTATCAAGATAGTCTGCGGCAAGAGGATGATCTGAAGGTTAAAATCTGCCAAAGCTTTCAGAAGTCCATGTTTTGTGTGACTACAGCGGCGATTCGTGGATTAGCTCCCTTTCCCTTGGATACAGCGGATCTGGAAGAGCGCCGCGCCAATCGTGCTTATTTAGAAACCTGGATGAATCGCTTACTGCCATCCCAGTTGATTGCGGCGAACGCCTAA